From Campylobacter pinnipediorum subsp. caledonicus:
AAATAGGCTAAATGTGGACAGCAAGGGCAGTATAGATGAGCTTATAAGGGTTTGTGCTGATACATTAAGCAAGTTTAATAAGATAATCATAATAGATGAAGCAGAGCATTTACCGTATAGAGCTTTGGAAAGTATAAGAAGGCTTTATGACTTTTCTAAAAGTACGCTTGTGCTTGTGGGGACTAATAAGCTTTTGTTAAACCTAACAAGCTCCAAGAATGGAAACGAGCTAGAGCAACTTAGCTCTAGGGTGGGTAGCAAGTGGGTGCTTAGGGGACTTAGCTACTACGAGCAAAATAACAAAAACAATGATGATTTAAAAGAGCTTTGTTTGAAGTTTGGGATAAATGATGATAAGTGCATTAGCCTTGTTGAAAGCTTATCAAGAGGAAACTTTAGAAAAAGTGTAAAGCTTTTAAATAGGGCAAAGCTTTTAAGTGAGAATGCAAACATAGAGCTAAACGAACAAGCTATTAGCGAAGCTACAAAAATGCTTTTGTTAAATTAATGAAAGGATATGAAATGAAGTATTTAAGAACACAAGCTGCTAGATTGGAAGAGATTGTAAATGATTTTGTTTGCAATATGAATGCAAGGGGTTTTGAAATAAAAGTAAATAATGGACGAGTTTTTGGTCGAAAAATCAAAAATAGAGAGAAAAAAATCAATGGGGTAAGAGCTGATTATAGTGCTGAGTTTTTTATGCTTATTGATGATTTCATAATTCACAAATCAACAAATAAAATAGTTGATGTTGTAAGGAGATAGATTTGATTTTACAAAGGGCAAGTTATTTGCCCTTGATAAAGTTAAATTTTATTTTAAAGGAGAAAAATGAGAACAAGAGCAGGCAAATTTGTATATGTTGCTACACCTTATGCCGGGCTTGGACTTGATAAAATAGGCACATCTGTTGTTGGTGTTAAATTAGCAAAAGATACTTGCAAGATGATAAAAGATGCTGGTTATGTGCCGATAAGTCCTGTGCTTTGTTTTGACGGAGTGTATGATGAGCTAAAAGATAGAGATGATGTAATGCAAAACTGCTTATATTTTATGAGTCTTTGTGATTATGTATATTTTAGCTCTCATCCAGCTTCAAAAAATAGCAAAGGGATGAAGCGTGAGAGGCAAGAGGCTAGCAGGATTGGGCTAACTGAACTTAGCTTTGATATTAATTGTAAATTAACACCTGTGCTTGGGCTATGTTAAGAATAGTTAAAAAGGTAAAGCAAAAAAACAAATGCAAGATAAATCATGCTGTTTGTTTTATTTATGGATTTGTTTGTAAGCATAGATTTGCAAGAAGATTTAATTTTTTTAAGGAAGAAATATGAGTTTACATAAAAAACTAGCCAAAGGTATGCAAAAGAAAGGCAAAAAACAAAAAAGGAGTAAAAAATGATAGTAAAAATAGGCAAACAAGAGATAAATTTAACAGATAAAAAGCTTGGTAGAAATATTGAAGATTTTTGCGAGATAAAAGCACAAGTAGATGCTTTAAATAATAAGCTAAAAGACATAAAAGAATATATAGCCTTTAGGGCTAATGAGCTTTTAGCAGATAGCGATGCAAACACCATAAGCCTAATAGTGGATAATTATAATGGTGTGAAGGTTAACTTAGGGCAAGATATTGTTATAAAAGACAATGAGCTTTTAAAAGAGCTTTTGGGTGATAAGTTTGATATGCTTGTAAAAACTGAAGTAGTTTATAAGCCTGAGCGAAAATTAAAAGAATTGGCTCTTGATGATGATGGATTAAAAGAGTGCTTAAGCATAAAACAAAAAACACCAGCAGTTTCAATGTTAAGGGGGTAAAACCCCTTGCTTTTAAAGCCTTTTAATAAGTCTTTAAACGTGGTTTAAAGACTTATTAAAGAGTTAAAAAGGTGGCAAATGGATAGTAAAAGATTAAAGATTATAGCTGATTTGTTTGGTGACAGTAAGGGCTTTTTGCCACAATCAAAGCTAATGAAATTTGATAAAAAACTAAGTAGTATAAAGACTGATGAGCTTATAAGCTTTGCTATATTTGCTGATAGATTTAGGGGAAATTTTGTAAATAATGATCTTGTTATCCATAAGGCTTTGATGTTTTGGCATAAAAAAATGCTGGAAGAACAAGCAAGACCCGATGTGAAATACTTTAAAAACATAGATGATATGATAGCTTATTGCAAAGAAGTATATAAAAATGAAGAGCTTTGTTCCGGTTGTCCCGGTAAAGGTGGCAATGGCTTTTTAGAATTTGTTGTTATAAGAGTAGATAATGATGGGGTGCTTAGAAACTCTTTTGTAGTTACAGATAATGGAGTATATCAAAGACTTGATGCAAATGAGACTAATATAGTGTATAGATACTTATTTGATAATCAACATATGATAGGCAAGATAAAAAGAATAAGCGAACAAGAGTTTGCAAGACTAACTTACAAACAAGAAGAGCCAAAACAAGAGGAAGTGAAAGAAATGAGCCCTAAGGCTAGAAAGCTGTTGGCAAATTTGCTAGATAAAAAGGTGGTAAAATGACTAAAGAAACTGAGCTTAAAAAATACTATATAAAAATGATACATACATTAAAGCATAATTATTTTGTAGATGATGAATGTAGAAAGGCTTATCTGAAAAGTCGTTATGGTAAAGATAGCTTAAAAGAGCTAGGTATAAGCGAACTAAGGGACATTTTAACCCTTTTAGGATATAAAAAAAGGTATAATTCTTTTGTGTGCGTTGGTAAGGCAACAAAAAGACAGATAAAAACTATATACGGCATTTGGAATGAGGTTGCAAGAGATAAAAGCGAGTGGGCTTTGAGAAACTTTTGTTTTAGAATAGTGAAAAAAAGACCACTATACCTTGAATTTCTTGACACAAAAGAAGCTAGTAATTTAATACTTGCATTGAAAAATATGAAGAAAGAGAGTGATGCTTAATAACTTAGACCTGTTTGAAAACTTTTTCTATGATGTAAAAAAGTGTGAAGATATGAGTGAAATTTTAAAGGCGTACGGTGGGTCAAGTATATATGTGCCTAGTTTTAAAAACACTTATAGAAACAATGAGATCGTAGATGAATATTTAACCTTGTTAAATAGTGGTGTTGAAAATTCTCTAGCCATCAGACAAATAGCAAAAAAACATAATCTAAGTGTAAATTCTGTGTATAACATCACAAAAGATGCAAGAGAGCCTAGACTGTTTTAGTCTAAAAACTAAATAAAAAAGGGTGCAAAATGCAAGAAGAAATCGTAGACATATTAAGAGAAATTGATACAAGAATAAGTATAATTAAGAAAAAATTCTACAGTGGCAAAATTACTATAAATGATGAAACCTTAGTTATTTTAAAATATCTAAAAACACAAATAGATGATATGAACGCTGTTGGTAAATTGTTGGAGAAAAAATGACACCAAAAGAAATAATGCTAAGTATAAAAGACAAACATACACAAAGCCAAGATCTAAATACAATTGATTTTTTAAAAGATGTGTTTAAAGAGTATGACAATATAAAACTTTTGAAACTAAGAGCTGGTTTTGTAAGTGAGACCCAACGCATTATAGAAGAGCTTGATGATGTAATTGATGATAGCTCTATTGAGGTATGCAATGATTTTTGTGGTGTTTTTGCTAGTGCGTCCTTGATAAATCCATTAAGGACATTTAATAGTGTTGTTAATAAGGCTTATATAACAACAGTTTTAAATGTAATAACCTTACACGAACAAAAAGAAAAATATACTAAGACCCTAAGCACGGAAGAATTTGAAGAGATAGTAGTGCAAATACAAGAAAGCCTAGAAGATGAAGATGAGGACATACAAGAAATAGTAAAAACTCAAATCATAGAAGAAGTAAAACAGGCACTTTTGGAGCATAAGATTGTAGGAGATAAAGCCTATAAAAAACTAAATGAAAGTCTTATAGCTAAGTTTTTTATATATAAAAACAAGCTAAAAAACATAAAAAGCGAAAAGCTAAAAGATAGCATAAAAAAGCTTTGGGATGCCAGTGCTAAGTATCACGATATATACAAAAAAATAGTGGAAATGTCAGGCGATGCAGTAAAGCTAATAGGCTTTCTTAGTTAAAATACGATACAAGGGCATAAAATGCAAGAAAACAATATAGAAAAATTTGACATATTAACAGCTAAGATACTAGCAAAGCTTTATGCAAATTTTCCTGTGCCTGTTACTCTTATTTCTAGCGAGTTTGGTATAAAGGATGAAGTAGAGGAGTTTTTGTCAAGCGAAACCGTAACATTTATCAATGACAAAAACGATGAGAATATATTTTTTAGCTCTACCATAAAATGGCTACTGAAAAATGAAATAATAGATGCTAAACAAAACGGAAGCTCTAGCTTTTATGATGTTTGTCTTACTTTTAAGGGTTTAAAGTTGCTTAAAAAAGTACCAAAAAGCATAAACGAACAAGGCAAAAATATAGGCGAGTATTTAAAAAGTGGTGTTAAAAGTGCTAATAATGAGCTTTTAAAATTAGCAATAAATAGCTTATATAGCTACGGTGTAGATATAATAAAGTAATAAAATAGAAAAAAAGAAAATCTAATAAAACAAACTTGTAAAGAGTTTGAAAGCCAAAGCTTTGTTAATTTATGGTGTTTTTTATAAAATCCATCATAGCTTTTTCAACTAAGTCCTCTTGTTTTTTTACAAGCTGGTTGTTTTTTGTTATAGGTAAAAATGGTCTTGCTGGTATGTTCTTAGTGCCGTATTGATGAGATAAGCCATAAGCAAAGCCTTTAAATTTTGTGTTATTTGAAACTTTTACACTGTTGTTGCCGGCTTTTACTACCCAGTTATCTGATAAATTTCCATCACGCCTTAGTATTTTGTTTGATTTTTTGTGTTTTGCTTTGTATTTTATGGTGGATGGTTTTAAAGCTTTCCATTTTTTGCCCTCAGGGCTTGTTTCATTTTCAAAGCTATCTTCTATGGAGTTTGATAAGATGTTTCCTACTGTATGCATTAGCGGGGTGGTATTGTTTCCTAAACTGGCTAGCTTGTTTAGCTTTTTTCTTAAAGTTTCAAGACCTTTTAAATCTGTCATTTGATTTTTAATCCTTTTTTTGTTAGAATTTCACAAGTAAGGCAAGAGATGCTGGCAGATTTGGCAGCCAGATACTTACTTTATGTAACTATTTATGACTTGGGTTCGATGCCCGACCTTGCCTTATTTTAATTTTATATATCTTTTTTTATCACTCAATATTGATCTATAATTCCTCATAGGCACTTTATTTATAGTCGCTAGAAAATTATCCGTCTTAAATTTTTTCAAAACATAGTCCAAATTAACTACAGCCGAATTTACCATACTATCATCTTGTAAAGATGGATAAAAATATATTAGGTTTTCATTTTTGCTATCATAAAAGCAATGTTTTGCCTTATCAAAAACACCTACAACAGCTTTTATTTCACTAGCATTCGGTTCTTTATGGCTAGGCTTTGTATCTCTTAAAATATGTGAGATTGTGTTTTGGTATATTGAGATACTTTTTGCTTGTGGTTGTACACCTATGGTGTTTAATTTGTTCTCTATGGCTTGACTTAGTTCTCCAACCTGTGCTACTTGCAGTGCTTTATCTTTTATAATGTTGCCTTTTGCTACATTATCAACCATATTATCTAAGCTCTTTTGCCAAACATATAAATTTCTTGCTGTCTTAAAACTACTTAGATTATCACTTAGTCCAGCTTTTGTCATCTTGTTTTGCAAGATAGTATCTAGTGTATCAACCTTACCCGGGTTATATGCAAAATCTTTGCTAGCCACTGGTTTTAGATGTGTATTATTTGGTATTAAACCCCTTGCTTTTATCTCTTCTTCGCTAAGAACTTGCACTTTACAGCGACAACGCCAATCATTTGGTGGGTAGTTTGTATCCCAAAAGGGATCAGTCTTTGGTAATATAAGTCCGTGTAGATTTTTGTGTTTTGGTCTAGTTTTGTTATCAAGAACGGCTGTATATCTAAAATACTCTCCTAAAGATTGCATTTGCGAGTTATATCTAGCTTTTGCATAAGCTGTTCTCATATTTGTATCGTATATGGTTTTTAGCCTGCTTGAGCCTACATAAATTTCTTTTTCTTCTTTGGTCTTTGGATTTATTACCTTTGTTTTGCCAAACCAGCCTTTTTTTTGCAAGGTGGGCTTAATAGTCTTTTTCCATTCATCAAAGCCTACCCCGTCTTTGTAAGCATTGGATAAACTGTTTTTTATGTCTTTTAATAAATCAGCCCTTGTTATCTTTGCTACTGTAAATACTCTTTTATGAGTATCGTGCATAATCTCATCATAATCAAAGTGTAGTTCTTCTTTTTTTGAGCTTAGATAATTAACAACTTCGCTTGGTTCTTCCCAAAAGCTAAAGGCACTATTCATCAACAAAACCTGCTATGCTGGAGTTAGCCATAAGTTTAAACATATGCTTTTCAAGCTCTTCAAGTGGATAATCACTATAAAGCTTGTTAAATTTTTCAAAGGCTTCTTCATATGTAGAACATTTTGATAATATATCGTTTAATGCAAACTCTAGCTCTTTGTCTATATCTTGTGAGTGTTTGTTAAACTCTTTACTATCTAGACTTTTATCAAATCTATCAAGGTGTTTTGGCAATGTTTTATCTTTTAAAGATATTTTATTTGATATTGGGTTTTGTGGGGATTTTTCTTCAAGTTCTATATTGTATGTTGAAGTTATGTATTTTTGTGTTGGAGTAAAACCCATATCAAAAAGGCTTTTATCTCGTTCGGCTCTTTCTTTATTAACAAGGTCTTCATCAAAAAGCTTAGCCTTTAGTTCTTTGTTGTAGCCATTTACTTGTTTGAAAAACTCAATGGCTTTGTTCATAACAAATCTTAATATTTTAGCATCATTTGCTGCCAGGTCTTCTCTTATTTCATTATGTGTTTTGCTTGCAGCATATGAGCCACCACTCACATCACTTGTTAAGTTTGCCCCTAAAATAACCTTACTTATTTGATTATCAAAATATAAAGGTAGTTTTGAAAAATCAATGTTTGATGTTGGTTGTATTAAGTTTAATTCTTCATCTTTGTCAATTATGGCTGTATCTCCAGCTAACATAGCTTGAACTTCTTTTGCTAGTCCTTCTGGGTCAATATCTGTTTTACCTACCGCCCATGGGGAGCCAAATTTTTCTAAAAATCTAAACCAAAATTTTAAAGATGCATTTTTCATCTTTACAGGAAAATAGAGTTTTTTAAGAAGTCCATCACCGTATATTTTTCTAAAATTTGCCCTATTTAGTGCATAAATAACTTTGTTTTGTAAGATCTTTTGCTCTGATCCGTTAGCATTATAAACAAACTCACCAATGTCGTTAAATTTAAATTGCCTAAAATCCCTTTGGATAAGTCTTGGATATAAAAGATCTCCAATTTGTTTATAATTTACTTCAAATACATTAAGCCCGTAAAGGTATGTTTCTAGTATTTGAGACACTATGTCAGGGTTAAATATCTTGTAAAATTCGTTTTTTATCTCATCATTATCACAAAGTATTTGTATCTCTTTTTTCTCTGTTACGGCTTTTCTACTTACATCGCACTGGGTTACAGTAAGATCGCTTAGTATCATATCTATATCGGTGTCACTAATACTTGAAACACCTGCATTTACAACCATATCTATAAGTGTTGTATTGTGAGATATAAGGTTTATGCTTCTTTGTTTTTTTGTTTCATTTTTTAATCTAATCTTTTTTCTCATATTTTAAAGTCTCCGCCTTGCTCTATTTTTTGCTAGTTTTGTTAAGCTATAAGCTCCAGCAAGTGAATCTGGTGCATCATCGTTTTTAGCTTCAGGATATTCTAAAAGCTGAGAGATAAGCAGTGTTTGGCTTTTATGAAAAAGTATCTCCCCATCATCAATAGGAACTTCAAGCTCTTCTATCCTAAGACCTTTGTTTGCTACATTATTTACACCCTTTAAAGGTAACTTAACACCTAAATCAAAAGCTTTATCTCTTATCCAACCTCTAAAAAACTCCTGACCACCATTTGTTTCTATGGCTAAGACTCTGCATTTATACACCTGATGAAGTCTTATAATCTCTTTTATTGTCTTTTTTGTTTTCATAACAGCGACTATACTTTCAGCTATATAGATCTTAGCTTCTTTCTTATCTACGCCTAAAACTGTTATGGCTGTGTAGTCTGATTTTTTCTTCTCGCCAGCCGGATCTATATACATAACAAAATAATCAATTTTTGGTAGTTCTTTGTAAAAATGTAAAGACTCTTTTGTAAATATCTGTGTTTCGCTTCTTGGGTCGTTTTGTTGTTCTTTGTTAAAGGATTTTAGATTTTCAGCCCTTTTTTGCATAAGCTTTAGTATGTTTAATGCCTCTTGCCAAAGCACAACAGAGCCCTCATCCATAAGACTCTTACGCCTTATATAATACTCATCGCTAGCATCTCTTGATACATTTTTATATATATTGCTCCACTCTTCCCATAAATCCATTCGTTTTGGATATTCTATGATGGATTGGTATTTTTTTGCATTCCAAAACTTAAGCTTTAGCTTTCTTGCTAAAACACTATCTGTATGTAATATAGTTCCTATATAAAGCACATCAAGGCTTCCGTCTACACTACCAAGATTAAGCACAGCTTCATCAAGCCAAGCTTCAAGCTTATCTCTTTGTTCTTTGCTCCTAACATTTGTATCGTTTTCTAAATCATCAAGGATAGCTAAGTCCGGTCTATAAACTCCGTATTTTATACCCCTTAGTCTTTTGCCGCTACCAAAGGCTTTTAGTTTAACACCGTTTTTGGAGATAAACTCGCCTATCTTCCAGTTTTTAGAAATACCACAAACATTAGGAAAATCCATTTTTAAATTTGCATTATCTTCAAGCTCAGTCTTAATAGCCTCCAAACAAGCTTCAACAAGTTCCACAGAGTCTGATATTTCAACTATAAATTTCTTTTTATTAAAACAAATGCACCACAAAGGAAAAAGTTGTGAGCAATAAGTAGTTTTAGCATGTCCTCTTGGTGCTGCATAAGCATACTTATCGCCGCTTTTACTTGATGAAATTTTCTCAAATGTTGCACTTAAATCTTTATGTAAGGCACAAGCTCCATCAATGCTAAAATAATGTGGAAAATATGTTCTTGCAAAGTATTCAAAATCAAACTCAGCTTTTAAAACACGATCTTTTTTGCCTTTTGGATCTAATAAGCTATTTGATAAAATTTGTTCCTTTAGGTCTGTTTTTAGATCATCAAGCCATATTCCAAAATCTCTTCTTGTTAGCTTTGTTATGTCTGCTTTTGAATAGCCTTCATCTTGGTATTTTGTTTGGCTTTGTTCTAAGAAGGCATTTAGTTCATCTTTTGAAAATAGCACTAGGCACTCTCCAAATCTTCAATAGCTTTTATAAATTTCTCACTATCCATAAGCTCAACTAGCTTTTTAATACAGTCTTTGTTCTCATCATCTTTAAATCTATCAGCTATTAAGGTAATCACCTTTTTTGCTATGCTTAGCTTATATGCTGATGGGTCTTCATAGCTGGCAACCTTACTCATCTTCACAAAACTATCGCCTATTTTTGATAAAGCATCAGCTTTTTTAGCGGGCGGTATATCACTTTGTCTTATATCTTTAACGGCAAGTCTCATTTCATCTATAAAGTTTTGATATAAGGCACCTTTGTCGTTACTGCCTTGATTGATATAACTCAGTGTTTTTAGCTCGTCCCAATTAGCATCACTTGATTTATAATTTCTTATAGTCTTTGTTGTTTTGTTTAAAATTTCTGCTATTTTTTCTACACTAAAACCTTTTAGGTAAAGCTCTTTTGCTAATTCTTTTGATTTTATAGTATTTGTATTTTGACCCATTTATTGCCCTTAGCTGTTTAAATTTTCTAAATCCATCTTTTCGTTGCTGTGTTTAAATGCTCTAAGCACTGCTTTTGGCTCATCATTTTCCTGTATTGTTGTCGGTATCTTTTTAGCAGCCATTTTTAAAAGCAAACTATCACATTTATCTAGCTGTTCTTTTAGTGCTTCTTTTGGAAAGTTATTTCTCTTTTTTAATTCTATTATAGTAAGATCGCAACATATATCTTTTAGTAATGGTGTTGGCTCTTGTGGTATTTTTATAAATGATGATATATAAGATAAGGCATCATTTATACTATCATCTATAATATCTTGATTTATGTCCTCAGCACCTTCAAAATCACTAAGTTCTATTAGCTCCTTTAAAGATAGCTCTTTTAATAAATCATCATTGTTTATCATATGCCATCCTTTTACTTAAACCTAAAATGCACTTTTAAAGCTTTTAAAAGGCTTTTAAAACTTTAAAAATATATTTTTAATACTATCTATCCAGTTTATAGCTAAAAGGGCTTTATAGCCCTTTATTTTATTTATTCCATTTTTAGATCTATGATCGCATCAAGTCTATTGCATATTGGAAGTGGTCTGGACTCACTAACAATAGCCCAGCCTTTGCCCTTATCTAGCACTTCGGGTGCAGGTGCAAAAAACTTAGTCGGTGCTTTGCCAATGGCTGCTGTGTGGTTTGCCCTGGTGTATACTATTTCAAATATAGAATCATCAAGTGGGACGGCTACGCCTTTTTTACCACTCATATAGCTAGTAGGCTTGCCTTTGGTATTTTTATAACTTGCTTCGTAAGGCATAAATGTTTTACCAAAAACACTAAGAGATAAAACATTGTTTTTGTTAATAATCTCTGCTGTTTTGTTTTTAAACATCTCATCTTGTTGTGCTTTTTCAAGAAGCTTATTGTATAACTCGCCTGTTACAAGTGCTATGTAAGGCTTTGTAGTGCCAAGAACTTTTATCTGTTTTTGTTCTATATTTCTTACTAAATCAAGAAGGCTCATTTGCTCTGTTATTGTAATCTCTTCTCTATTGGCATTTAGATTAAATAAGACATTGCCCTTGCCATCCATAACCTTGCCAAAAATTGCACCTATAGCCATATACTCAATAGTATTTGTTATATTGCTCTTTTGCTTTGCTAATCTTTTACCAATAGCGGCTGATAAGCTTTTTGTCTGTTCTTTTTCTGTGTTTAATGTTTTTAGCAAATTCATTTCACTTGCTGGTAATATGTCTGATTGCGGAAACCTTGGCAAAGGCACAGATATGATAGTCTCATCATCATTTTGTGTTACTAAATGCTCGCCATTTTCACTAACACTTTCCAATATTATACCTTCGCCTTTGCTTATGATAATCTCGTGATTTGTTGCTAGAGTTGGCACCCATTTTTTAAAAAATGTATCTGTTATGAAATGCTCATCAACCTTTCTTTGGTTTATGATCTCAGTCATAGCCGTGATTGAAAAACGCTTTAATAATTCATCCATACTTTATCCTTTTATTACAATTTTTTGTTTAAATAATGCTATTTTTAGCTCAGATGCAATATCAGCAAGATTAAGTTCACCTGCTATTAAAACAGCACTCTCTCCTGCAGCTTCAATACCATCAAGCAAGACACCAAAGCAAGCATTTTGGTTTGATATTGTGCTTGTTTGATTTTCGCTTGTTAATTCCGCAAAGCTTTCGCCACCATTTATACTAAACACAATAGCTCCTGCTTTTAAGGGCTTTGATATTTCAATTTTTGCATTTATAGACATAAGATCTTTAGCAACTATGTCGCTATAAATTTCTCCTCTTTTTGTTTCGTTTGGCATTTCTACTCTCCTAATGCATATTTAACTACATCTATATCTTCACTAATGTTTTTGTTTGCATAAACATCGTTTGGGATATTTACTTGTTTTTTGTCTTCTTTAACACCTTTTAAAAACTCTTTAAAGCCATTTAAATCAGTATTTGCATATTTTAAAGCCCACTCTTTTTGAGTGTCACTTATTTTATTTGCAAAAATGGCACTTTCAACACAATCTTTTGCTAATTGTGCTTTTAGCTCGCTATTTTGTGTTTTTAGCTCAGCATTTTGTTTTAAAGATTGTTCTAATTCGGTTTTTAAAGCAACAATCTCATCATTTTGTTTAGCCAAATTTTCTGGCATATCGTTCTCCTTTGAAATAAAATTTTTATTTGCTCTAACCTCTTTTAGCTCATCTAAAAAAGGTGTATTTGTAAGTGCTACACTTTCAAGCTCACAACCAATCCAAGCACCAGTTTTTTTATCTACAGCTGCAAAGTTAAAAACCGGGCTTAAATATT
This genomic window contains:
- a CDS encoding AAA family ATPase produces the protein MQLANEISSFLAKTGMSQNKFANILGVNGAYVSGYLKEGSNYKYADKVENPAKNYIDNYIVKNEISDDELPFLVTKDVKSINAVINWAVKDRDMAVISGVAGSGKSRAIAEFCKKHPEAILIEATINTSAKTLLKMLANRLNVDSKGSIDELIRVCADTLSKFNKIIIIDEAEHLPYRALESIRRLYDFSKSTLVLVGTNKLLLNLTSSKNGNELEQLSSRVGSKWVLRGLSYYEQNNKNNDDLKELCLKFGINDDKCISLVESLSRGNFRKSVKLLNRAKLLSENANIELNEQAISEATKMLLLN
- a CDS encoding DUF1937 family protein codes for the protein MRTRAGKFVYVATPYAGLGLDKIGTSVVGVKLAKDTCKMIKDAGYVPISPVLCFDGVYDELKDRDDVMQNCLYFMSLCDYVYFSSHPASKNSKGMKRERQEASRIGLTELSFDINCKLTPVLGLC
- a CDS encoding phage protein GemA/Gp16 family protein; amino-acid sequence: MTKETELKKYYIKMIHTLKHNYFVDDECRKAYLKSRYGKDSLKELGISELRDILTLLGYKKRYNSFVCVGKATKRQIKTIYGIWNEVARDKSEWALRNFCFRIVKKRPLYLEFLDTKEASNLILALKNMKKESDA
- a CDS encoding phage virion morphogenesis protein, which codes for MTDLKGLETLRKKLNKLASLGNNTTPLMHTVGNILSNSIEDSFENETSPEGKKWKALKPSTIKYKAKHKKSNKILRRDGNLSDNWVVKAGNNSVKVSNNTKFKGFAYGLSHQYGTKNIPARPFLPITKNNQLVKKQEDLVEKAMMDFIKNTIN
- a CDS encoding phage minor head protein, producing MNSAFSFWEEPSEVVNYLSSKKEELHFDYDEIMHDTHKRVFTVAKITRADLLKDIKNSLSNAYKDGVGFDEWKKTIKPTLQKKGWFGKTKVINPKTKEEKEIYVGSSRLKTIYDTNMRTAYAKARYNSQMQSLGEYFRYTAVLDNKTRPKHKNLHGLILPKTDPFWDTNYPPNDWRCRCKVQVLSEEEIKARGLIPNNTHLKPVASKDFAYNPGKVDTLDTILQNKMTKAGLSDNLSSFKTARNLYVWQKSLDNMVDNVAKGNIIKDKALQVAQVGELSQAIENKLNTIGVQPQAKSISIYQNTISHILRDTKPSHKEPNASEIKAVVGVFDKAKHCFYDSKNENLIYFYPSLQDDSMVNSAVVNLDYVLKKFKTDNFLATINKVPMRNYRSILSDKKRYIKLK
- a CDS encoding phage portal protein family protein; amino-acid sequence: MRKKIRLKNETKKQRSINLISHNTTLIDMVVNAGVSSISDTDIDMILSDLTVTQCDVSRKAVTEKKEIQILCDNDEIKNEFYKIFNPDIVSQILETYLYGLNVFEVNYKQIGDLLYPRLIQRDFRQFKFNDIGEFVYNANGSEQKILQNKVIYALNRANFRKIYGDGLLKKLYFPVKMKNASLKFWFRFLEKFGSPWAVGKTDIDPEGLAKEVQAMLAGDTAIIDKDEELNLIQPTSNIDFSKLPLYFDNQISKVILGANLTSDVSGGSYAASKTHNEIREDLAANDAKILRFVMNKAIEFFKQVNGYNKELKAKLFDEDLVNKERAERDKSLFDMGFTPTQKYITSTYNIELEEKSPQNPISNKISLKDKTLPKHLDRFDKSLDSKEFNKHSQDIDKELEFALNDILSKCSTYEEAFEKFNKLYSDYPLEELEKHMFKLMANSSIAGFVDE
- the terL gene encoding phage terminase large subunit, whose product is MLFSKDELNAFLEQSQTKYQDEGYSKADITKLTRRDFGIWLDDLKTDLKEQILSNSLLDPKGKKDRVLKAEFDFEYFARTYFPHYFSIDGACALHKDLSATFEKISSSKSGDKYAYAAPRGHAKTTYCSQLFPLWCICFNKKKFIVEISDSVELVEACLEAIKTELEDNANLKMDFPNVCGISKNWKIGEFISKNGVKLKAFGSGKRLRGIKYGVYRPDLAILDDLENDTNVRSKEQRDKLEAWLDEAVLNLGSVDGSLDVLYIGTILHTDSVLARKLKLKFWNAKKYQSIIEYPKRMDLWEEWSNIYKNVSRDASDEYYIRRKSLMDEGSVVLWQEALNILKLMQKRAENLKSFNKEQQNDPRSETQIFTKESLHFYKELPKIDYFVMYIDPAGEKKKSDYTAITVLGVDKKEAKIYIAESIVAVMKTKKTIKEIIRLHQVYKCRVLAIETNGGQEFFRGWIRDKAFDLGVKLPLKGVNNVANKGLRIEELEVPIDDGEILFHKSQTLLISQLLEYPEAKNDDAPDSLAGAYSLTKLAKNRARRRL
- a CDS encoding DUF1804 family protein, whose amino-acid sequence is MGQNTNTIKSKELAKELYLKGFSVEKIAEILNKTTKTIRNYKSSDANWDELKTLSYINQGSNDKGALYQNFIDEMRLAVKDIRQSDIPPAKKADALSKIGDSFVKMSKVASYEDPSAYKLSIAKKVITLIADRFKDDENKDCIKKLVELMDSEKFIKAIEDLESA
- a CDS encoding phage protein Gp36 family protein encodes the protein MINNDDLLKELSLKELIELSDFEGAEDINQDIIDDSINDALSYISSFIKIPQEPTPLLKDICCDLTIIELKKRNNFPKEALKEQLDKCDSLLLKMAAKKIPTTIQENDEPKAVLRAFKHSNEKMDLENLNS
- a CDS encoding major capsid protein, translated to MDELLKRFSITAMTEIINQRKVDEHFITDTFFKKWVPTLATNHEIIISKGEGIILESVSENGEHLVTQNDDETIISVPLPRFPQSDILPASEMNLLKTLNTEKEQTKSLSAAIGKRLAKQKSNITNTIEYMAIGAIFGKVMDGKGNVLFNLNANREEITITEQMSLLDLVRNIEQKQIKVLGTTKPYIALVTGELYNKLLEKAQQDEMFKNKTAEIINKNNVLSLSVFGKTFMPYEASYKNTKGKPTSYMSGKKGVAVPLDDSIFEIVYTRANHTAAIGKAPTKFFAPAPEVLDKGKGWAIVSESRPLPICNRLDAIIDLKME
- a CDS encoding phage protease, which gives rise to MRFGTDLIALKQDSGELVEILLAVVGEWKGHPQGTFRVDIADIEKMKINFDSKKIDLVVDYEHQTLMGVEAPAAGWIKSLNIKDNSLYGMVEWTKRAKEYIKNGEYKYLSPVFNFAAVDKKTGAWIGCELESVALTNTPFLDELKEVRANKNFISKENDMPENLAKQNDEIVALKTELEQSLKQNAELKTQNSELKAQLAKDCVESAIFANKISDTQKEWALKYANTDLNGFKEFLKGVKEDKKQVNIPNDVYANKNISEDIDVVKYALGE